A single Streptomyces sp. Edi2 DNA region contains:
- a CDS encoding DUF2520 domain-containing protein: protein MPPTEAQDRPARLTVGVVGAGRVGPALAASLQLAGHRPVAVSGVSDASVRRAAELLPDVPLVTPAEVLARADLVLLTVPDDALADLVSGLAETGAVRPGQLLVHTSGRYGTAVLDPATRAGALPLALHPAMTFTGTSVDVQRLAGCSFGVTSPDELRMAAEALVIEMGGEPEWIAESARPLYHAALAIGANHLVTLVAQSMELLHDAGVQAPDRMLGPLLGAALDNALRSGDAALTGPVARGDAGTVAAHIAELRRHAPQSVAGYVAMARTTADRALDHGLLKPELAADLLDVLADSGDGTGRARGSSAAPGTSASDATGPEAAEGPGPDPDGPDAPDHGPGTPDHGPDAPDHGPEGDDR from the coding sequence ATGCCACCCACCGAGGCCCAGGACCGCCCCGCCCGGCTGACCGTCGGAGTCGTCGGCGCGGGCCGTGTCGGGCCCGCCCTCGCCGCTTCACTGCAGCTCGCAGGGCATCGTCCGGTTGCCGTGTCGGGCGTCTCCGACGCCTCCGTACGCCGCGCCGCCGAGCTGCTGCCCGATGTCCCGCTGGTCACCCCCGCCGAGGTGCTGGCCCGCGCCGACCTCGTGCTGCTGACCGTCCCCGACGACGCCCTGGCCGACCTGGTGAGCGGCCTCGCCGAGACCGGCGCCGTACGGCCCGGCCAGCTGCTGGTGCACACCTCGGGCCGGTACGGAACCGCGGTGCTGGACCCGGCCACCCGGGCCGGCGCCCTTCCCCTGGCCCTGCATCCGGCCATGACGTTCACCGGAACGTCCGTGGACGTCCAGCGGCTGGCCGGCTGCTCGTTCGGGGTGACCTCGCCCGACGAGCTGCGGATGGCCGCCGAAGCGCTGGTCATCGAGATGGGCGGGGAACCCGAGTGGATTGCGGAATCGGCGCGTCCGCTCTATCACGCGGCGCTTGCCATCGGCGCGAACCACCTGGTCACGCTCGTGGCCCAGTCGATGGAGCTGCTGCACGACGCGGGTGTGCAGGCCCCGGACCGGATGCTGGGGCCCCTGCTCGGCGCCGCCCTGGACAATGCGCTGCGCTCCGGTGACGCGGCGCTGACCGGCCCCGTCGCCCGGGGGGACGCGGGCACGGTCGCCGCCCATATCGCGGAGCTGCGCCGGCATGCGCCGCAGAGCGTTGCCGGGTACGTCGCCATGGCCCGTACGACCGCGGACCGGGCCCTGGACCACGGCCTGCTGAAGCCGGAACTGGCCGCTGACCTCCTCGATGTGCTCGCCGACTCCGGCGACGGCACCGGGCGGGCACGGGGCAGCTCCGCAGCACCGGGCACCTCCGCTTCCGACGCAACCGGCCCGGAAGCCGCCGAGGGGCCCGGCCCGGACCCTGACGGCCCCGACGCCCCCGACCACGGCCCCGGCACCCCCGACCACGGCCCCGATGCCCCCGACCACGGCCCCGAGGGGGACGACCGATGA